A genomic segment from Anaerococcus urinomassiliensis encodes:
- a CDS encoding CehA/McbA family metallohydrolase: MTKLTYRPIELHTHTINSDAKFSPRELLEAAKDFGYDAIFVTDHNTNAALEEIYETKLDEEILPAFRGSEWTTFYGHMVILGNEEMGDYTKARIDNISECIDEIRADDNNIVIGIAHPFDIGNPFCTGCHWEFEVDDWSKFNYLELANSGNPQDSIANEKSYKKWIDLIGQGYRLAALAGRDWHSLSSKDKNFAINMLGFDSDLCEENALAAIRKLNTYITYGPIMDLDLENMNLGDEISENDHVKGSVKLDKPKFKNYENFKIDPKRFVIYNNEEIMFDSQISYQESINFDIKGKPGYIRFEVIGDLKEKHDYHLVVTSPIFVR, translated from the coding sequence ATGACTAAGCTAACTTATAGACCAATAGAACTTCACACCCACACTATAAATTCTGATGCCAAGTTCTCACCAAGAGAGCTACTAGAAGCTGCCAAAGACTTTGGTTATGATGCTATTTTTGTGACAGACCACAACACAAATGCAGCTCTAGAAGAAATCTATGAAACAAAGCTTGATGAGGAAATCTTACCAGCCTTTAGGGGCAGTGAATGGACAACTTTCTATGGACATATGGTAATCCTTGGTAACGAAGAAATGGGAGATTATACCAAGGCAAGAATCGACAATATTTCAGAGTGCATAGATGAGATTAGGGCAGATGATAATAATATAGTAATCGGCATAGCCCACCCTTTTGATATAGGCAATCCTTTCTGTACAGGTTGCCATTGGGAATTTGAAGTTGATGACTGGTCCAAGTTTAACTATCTAGAACTTGCCAATAGTGGCAATCCACAAGATAGTATCGCCAACGAAAAATCCTACAAAAAATGGATCGACTTGATTGGCCAAGGATACAGACTTGCAGCCCTAGCCGGTCGTGATTGGCACAGCCTTTCTTCCAAAGACAAAAACTTTGCTATCAATATGCTAGGATTTGATAGCGATCTTTGTGAGGAAAATGCCCTAGCTGCCATTAGAAAACTTAACACCTATATTACTTATGGACCTATAATGGATCTAGATCTTGAAAATATGAACTTAGGCGATGAAATCAGTGAAAATGACCATGTCAAAGGCTCTGTAAAACTTGATAAGCCGAAGTTTAAAAACTACGAAAACTTCAAAATCGACCCAAAAAGATTTGTAATTTACAACAACGAAGAAATAATGTTTGACAGTCAAATATCTTACCAAGAATCAATCAACTTTGATATTAAGGGAAAACCTGGGTATATTAGATTTGAAGTGATAGGAGATTTGAAGGAAAAACATGACTACCATTTAGTGGTAACTTCTCCTATTTTTGTAAGATAA
- a CDS encoding helix-turn-helix domain-containing protein has product MTKYSTEFKMKLVKEYLEGKIGYRELAKKYNIPDKHTIRTWVNAYQSQGYDGLKVSRKNNSYTLEFKLNVVNLYLTGEMSYQSLSNNLKINNPSIIARWVNEYRKEGIEGLRPKKRGRPSKMAKTPEKSKDIKLESTSQLTNEEDNSLNKAQLKEKIKKLEEKNYWLQLENDAIKKKIELSQMTDAEIRQLLKQSKS; this is encoded by the coding sequence ATGACAAAATACAGCACAGAATTTAAGATGAAATTAGTAAAAGAATATCTTGAAGGAAAAATAGGATACAGAGAATTAGCAAAAAAATACAATATCCCAGACAAGCATACTATTAGAACGTGGGTTAATGCTTACCAATCCCAAGGTTATGATGGACTAAAAGTATCAAGAAAGAATAATAGTTACACTTTAGAATTTAAACTAAATGTAGTAAACTTGTATTTAACAGGAGAAATGTCCTATCAAAGCCTATCAAACAATCTTAAAATCAATAATCCATCAATAATCGCTCGATGGGTCAATGAATATAGAAAAGAAGGAATTGAAGGACTTAGACCCAAGAAGAGAGGAAGACCTTCAAAAATGGCAAAAACACCAGAGAAATCAAAAGATATAAAATTAGAATCAACATCACAATTAACCAACGAAGAAGATAATTCATTAAATAAAGCACAACTAAAAGAAAAAATAAAGAAGTTAGAAGAAAAAAACTATTGGCTTCAACTAGAAAATGATGCAATAAAAAAAAAGATAGAATTGTCTCAAATGACAGATGCAGAAATAAGACAATTGCTAAAACAATCGAAGTCTTAA
- the panD gene encoding aspartate 1-decarboxylase, with the protein MEIEMLQAKIHRATVTEANLNYVGSITVDEVLLEKSGIREYQKVQVVDINNGARLETYTIAGERNSGVICLNGAAARLASAGDKVIIMAYANYSENELEKYSPKVVFVDDKNKVEKVSTYEKYGTLS; encoded by the coding sequence ATGGAAATAGAAATGTTACAAGCTAAGATACACAGAGCAACAGTAACTGAAGCCAATCTTAACTATGTTGGATCAATCACTGTTGATGAAGTATTGCTTGAAAAATCTGGTATAAGAGAATACCAAAAAGTACAGGTTGTCGATATTAATAACGGTGCAAGGCTAGAAACCTACACCATAGCAGGAGAAAGAAATTCTGGTGTCATCTGCCTAAATGGTGCCGCTGCAAGACTAGCTTCTGCTGGTGATAAGGTGATAATTATGGCCTACGCCAATTATAGTGAAAATGAATTAGAAAAGTATAGTCCTAAAGTTGTATTCGTTGATGATAAAAACAAGGTGGAAAAAGTATCCACTTACGAAAAATACGGGACTTTGTCATAA
- a CDS encoding nucleoside hydrolase, with protein sequence MKKIIFDTDPGIDDAFALSFLHESEIFDVKMVSSVAGNVKVENTTRNLRGLVKAMDWNVPIHRGLAKPLFGPQILAEGFHGVDGLSGYLFDEGDLADLSDKPAIDAMADVLRANDQVLIIAVGPLTNIGALILAHPELKEKISEITIMGGVVGRGNTTAVAEFNIYADPEAAKIVFESGIRVNMVGLNVTTKTYYNLAMHDEFKKSGKKINQILADIMDRRIAKTGAEENYTTYMHDTLAVMYHTNPEIFESTMVHMDVETRGEFTRGMTVADMRAISKANKNVNFVTDIDTEKFEKIFMKTLI encoded by the coding sequence ATGAAAAAAATAATTTTTGACACAGATCCAGGCATAGATGATGCCTTTGCCCTAAGTTTTTTGCACGAAAGTGAGATTTTTGATGTAAAGATGGTCTCATCTGTAGCAGGCAATGTGAAAGTAGAAAATACTACAAGAAATCTTCGTGGCCTTGTGAAAGCCATGGATTGGAATGTGCCAATACACAGGGGACTTGCTAAGCCCTTATTTGGCCCACAAATCCTAGCAGAAGGATTCCATGGGGTAGATGGACTATCAGGCTATCTTTTTGATGAAGGTGACCTAGCAGATTTGTCAGATAAGCCAGCCATAGATGCTATGGCAGATGTATTAAGGGCAAATGATCAGGTTCTAATTATAGCGGTTGGACCACTTACAAATATAGGCGCCCTTATCCTAGCCCATCCAGAGTTAAAGGAAAAAATCTCAGAAATTACAATAATGGGTGGAGTCGTTGGACGAGGAAACACTACAGCTGTAGCAGAATTTAATATTTATGCAGACCCAGAAGCTGCCAAAATAGTTTTTGAATCTGGGATTAGGGTTAATATGGTAGGCCTTAATGTGACAACAAAAACTTATTACAACCTTGCCATGCATGATGAATTTAAGAAATCTGGCAAGAAAATCAATCAAATTCTTGCAGATATAATGGATCGCCGCATAGCAAAAACCGGAGCTGAAGAAAATTATACAACCTATATGCACGATACCCTTGCAGTAATGTATCATACTAATCCAGAAATCTTTGAAAGTACCATGGTCCATATGGACGTGGAAACAAGAGGAGAATTTACAAGGGGCATGACCGTAGCTGACATGAGAGCTATATCCAAGGCTAATAAAAATGTAAATTTTGTGACAGATATAGACACGGAAAAATTTGAAAAAATCTTTATGAAAACTTTAATTTAA
- a CDS encoding HAD family hydrolase translates to MKLLFDCDGTILDSMHIWSEPINGIFEKYGFSFEGLDKEEKGKIEALPMGGMIDYIAENIAKDMSRAEVSKYFEDVIEDGYKNHLMPKKGALEILTKLKEAGYEMAIASSTDSIYLKLAFERLGISDYFSFLNTPDLTDLNKAEDAYWQNAIDKFAVPADQIILFDDALYAINAAKKLGIKTCGLKDFPYNEREWEYIIESADQVLDTIADIDIDKLED, encoded by the coding sequence ATGAAATTACTTTTTGACTGCGACGGCACAATACTTGATTCCATGCACATATGGAGCGAGCCAATTAATGGGATTTTTGAAAAATACGGCTTTAGCTTTGAAGGACTTGATAAGGAAGAAAAGGGAAAAATTGAAGCACTTCCAATGGGTGGCATGATAGATTATATAGCTGAAAATATTGCCAAAGATATGAGCAGAGCGGAAGTTAGCAAGTACTTTGAAGATGTAATCGAAGATGGCTACAAAAATCACCTAATGCCAAAAAAAGGCGCCTTGGAAATATTAACAAAACTCAAAGAGGCAGGTTATGAAATGGCTATAGCTTCATCAACAGATTCAATCTATCTCAAACTTGCCTTTGAAAGACTAGGAATTAGCGACTACTTCAGTTTTCTTAACACACCAGATTTGACAGACCTAAACAAGGCAGAAGACGCTTATTGGCAAAACGCTATAGACAAATTTGCTGTGCCAGCCGATCAAATCATCCTCTTTGATGATGCCCTCTATGCCATAAATGCAGCAAAAAAACTTGGCATCAAGACCTGTGGGCTAAAAGATTTCCCTTACAACGAGAGAGAATGGGAATATATAATAGAAAGCGCAGACCAAGTCCTAGATACAATTGCTGATATAGATATTGACAAATTGGAAGATTAA
- a CDS encoding YncE family protein, whose translation MKINKKKYIILFILGIILVSCSNNKADEDYDADQEIYSHKKIINEDYTVNDIDLKSLGIGTPSGIELINNKVYISDSDDSSIKVFDENLKKVDEISSEKIASPSLMTFDELGKQLFVIDSASSQIATINTNNNELTNVYSLSNKDSNSHYVDLSYNLGILYVTLNTPDAGDAKIVNVDTKTGDAQKLKNPFVGFSSVFKDRIYFINSLEYYRNSTEEGFHSGDSYVYELKDDELNKEGSLIEGSISGDFMVDDDFYYVYTSKRSTIDRYDKNFKYVDTIASFDNSDIEAILKGNGSKILILMPNEGRLWEVKSK comes from the coding sequence ATGAAAATTAATAAAAAAAAGTATATAATATTGTTTATTCTAGGGATAATTTTAGTCTCTTGTTCAAATAATAAAGCTGATGAAGATTATGATGCAGATCAAGAAATATACAGTCATAAGAAAATTATAAATGAGGATTACACAGTAAATGATATTGATCTTAAATCTTTAGGAATTGGGACTCCTAGTGGTATAGAGCTTATAAATAATAAGGTTTACATATCTGATTCTGATGATTCCAGCATAAAGGTATTTGATGAAAACTTAAAAAAAGTTGATGAAATATCTAGTGAAAAAATAGCTTCTCCATCTTTGATGACATTTGATGAACTTGGTAAGCAATTATTTGTTATCGATAGTGCAAGTTCTCAAATAGCTACTATAAATACAAATAATAATGAACTCACAAATGTGTATTCTCTATCTAACAAAGATTCAAACTCACATTATGTTGACTTATCTTATAATCTAGGAATATTATATGTTACTTTGAATACTCCAGATGCAGGAGATGCTAAAATTGTAAATGTAGATACAAAAACTGGAGATGCTCAAAAACTTAAAAATCCCTTTGTAGGATTTTCCAGTGTATTTAAAGATAGAATATATTTTATCAATTCATTAGAATATTATAGAAATTCAACAGAAGAAGGTTTTCACTCAGGGGATTCTTATGTATATGAACTTAAAGATGATGAATTAAATAAGGAAGGTTCTTTAATTGAAGGAAGTATTTCTGGAGATTTTATGGTGGATGATGATTTTTATTATGTATATACATCTAAAAGATCAACCATTGATAGGTATGATAAGAATTTTAAATATGTAGATACTATCGCTAGTTTTGATAATTCAGATATAGAAGCAATTTTAAAAGGCAATGGGTCTAAAATTTTAATATTAATGCCGAATGAAGGTAGATTATGGGAGGTTAAGAGTAAATGA
- the panC gene encoding pantoate--beta-alanine ligase, with amino-acid sequence MKIVKSIDELREDLKIYKLEDKSIGLVPTMGYLHEGHASLIRRAREENDIVVVSDFVNPIQFGPKEDLNTYPRDLEADSKLCEEIGVDFIFAPEASEMYHDRKTFVDIEEMSDNLCGAKRPGHFRGVCTVCTKLFNITGANRAYFGQKDAQQVAIIKKVVEDLNIPIEIIACPIVREDDGLALSSRNTYLSKEERKAALCLSKAIFKGEELSKAGSSLDEVLGKMKEIISAENLAKIDYISAVDLATMKDAKDFDGDRLIAIAVYIGKTRLIDNFIYRD; translated from the coding sequence ATGAAAATTGTCAAAAGTATTGACGAATTAAGAGAAGATTTGAAAATATACAAATTGGAGGACAAAAGCATAGGCCTTGTTCCTACCATGGGATATTTGCATGAGGGACATGCTAGTCTTATTAGAAGGGCACGTGAGGAAAACGACATTGTAGTTGTATCAGACTTTGTAAATCCTATCCAATTTGGACCTAAGGAAGACCTCAATACTTATCCTAGAGACTTAGAAGCTGATAGTAAATTATGCGAAGAAATTGGTGTAGACTTTATATTCGCACCAGAAGCTAGCGAGATGTATCACGATAGAAAAACTTTCGTGGATATAGAAGAAATGTCTGATAACTTATGCGGAGCAAAAAGACCAGGACATTTTAGAGGAGTTTGCACAGTTTGTACAAAATTATTCAATATCACTGGTGCTAATAGAGCCTACTTTGGTCAAAAAGATGCCCAACAAGTAGCTATTATCAAAAAAGTTGTAGAAGATTTAAATATTCCTATTGAAATTATCGCTTGTCCTATTGTAAGAGAAGATGATGGCCTTGCCCTATCTTCTAGAAACACTTATCTATCCAAAGAAGAAAGAAAGGCTGCTCTTTGCCTATCAAAGGCAATCTTTAAGGGAGAAGAGTTATCCAAAGCTGGTTCTAGCCTCGATGAAGTTTTAGGCAAAATGAAAGAAATTATATCTGCTGAAAATCTTGCCAAAATCGACTATATAAGTGCAGTAGACTTAGCAACTATGAAAGATGCAAAAGACTTCGATGGGGATAGACTTATCGCTATAGCAGTATATATTGGCAAGACTAGACTAATAGATAACTTCATCTATAGAGACTAG
- a CDS encoding ribokinase, translating into MAQILNFGSLNIDKVYSLDHIVNESETISAISYNEGMGGKGLNQSIALKGAGADLIHAGYVGEDDGDILLDYMVENKVKFLVEKVSGKSGHAIIQVDKNANNSIIVEAGANKKIDKSYIDQVLAEFEEDDFLLLQNEISNLQYIVDVASKRKMKIFLNPSPVDQTIKTIDFNKIDTLILNETEAYELSGCENLDQIINYFRKNYKDLNLLLTLGKDGGIYSSKDTEIKFSSFKTKTIDTTGAGDTFLGYFLASISKGADLEKSLNLASLAAGLACSKSGAANSIPSLKEVEEYIKENNMEL; encoded by the coding sequence ATGGCGCAAATTTTAAACTTTGGATCACTAAATATTGATAAAGTTTATTCACTAGATCACATAGTAAATGAAAGTGAGACTATATCTGCCATATCTTATAATGAAGGAATGGGTGGCAAGGGACTAAACCAATCCATAGCTCTTAAGGGAGCTGGTGCAGACCTTATTCATGCGGGTTATGTAGGAGAAGATGATGGAGATATACTACTAGATTATATGGTGGAAAATAAGGTTAAATTTTTAGTTGAAAAAGTTTCTGGAAAATCCGGCCATGCCATAATCCAAGTAGATAAAAACGCCAACAACTCTATCATCGTAGAAGCAGGGGCTAATAAAAAGATTGATAAGTCCTATATTGACCAAGTATTGGCTGAATTTGAGGAAGATGATTTTCTACTTTTGCAAAATGAGATATCTAACTTGCAATACATTGTAGATGTAGCTAGCAAAAGAAAAATGAAAATTTTTTTAAATCCTTCGCCAGTCGATCAAACAATAAAAACTATTGATTTTAACAAAATTGACACTCTTATCCTAAATGAAACCGAGGCATATGAGCTAAGCGGATGCGAAAATCTGGATCAAATAATAAATTATTTTAGAAAGAACTATAAAGATTTAAATCTTCTTTTAACCCTTGGCAAAGATGGTGGTATATATTCCTCAAAGGATACAGAGATTAAATTTTCTAGCTTTAAGACCAAGACAATTGATACTACAGGAGCTGGTGATACTTTCTTAGGATATTTTCTTGCAAGTATCTCAAAGGGAGCAGACCTTGAAAAGTCACTAAATCTAGCAAGCCTTGCAGCTGGCCTTGCTTGCTCCAAGAGTGGGGCAGCCAATTCTATTCCTAGCCTAAAAGAAGTAGAAGAATATATAAAAGAAAATAATATGGAGTTATGA
- a CDS encoding chromate transporter, protein MNILGELYITFAKIGLFTFGGGYAMLPLLEREVVDNKKWATHDEILDYYAIGQSTPGIIAVNTATFCGYSQAGNLGGIVASLGFITPSIIIILIIANFLKNFSHLSFIQHAFAGIRVGVSALVFYSVLKMIKSNANTPLKFVIFLLTFAAIAFLSISPVVIVIAVGVFGILLGNRGGKKYA, encoded by the coding sequence ATGAATATTTTAGGAGAATTATATATAACCTTTGCCAAGATAGGATTATTTACTTTTGGTGGGGGTTATGCTATGTTGCCGCTTTTAGAGCGTGAGGTTGTCGATAATAAAAAGTGGGCAACTCACGATGAGATTTTGGACTACTATGCCATAGGCCAGTCTACACCAGGGATTATTGCGGTAAATACTGCAACTTTCTGTGGTTATTCCCAGGCTGGAAACTTGGGAGGGATTGTTGCAAGCCTTGGCTTTATTACGCCGTCTATAATTATTATTTTGATTATTGCCAACTTTTTGAAGAACTTTTCTCATCTTTCTTTTATTCAGCACGCCTTTGCTGGAATTAGAGTTGGAGTTTCGGCTCTTGTTTTTTATTCGGTGCTTAAGATGATAAAGTCAAATGCCAATACACCTCTAAAGTTCGTAATATTTTTGCTAACCTTTGCAGCTATTGCATTTTTATCTATTTCGCCTGTTGTAATTGTAATTGCTGTTGGGGTTTTTGGGATTTTGCTTGGAAATAGAGGAGGTAAGAAATATGCTTAG
- a CDS encoding Rib/alpha-like domain-containing protein, which translates to MYDEYFLVFLEKFFTCIFNXVEKEEVEKGGTVDLTDNVTNLDQLPEGTRVEDVTPEGTIDTETPGDYTGKVEVTYPDGSTETVDVPVTVTEKAKTDAENNPAVEPEKTEVKDKNNLTDDEKKSVEDKVKEKNPEATDVTVGDDGSVTITYPDDSTNTLTPDQTITEKTPAEEYLAVFNGNGGTPTTQKVTVKDGEVVSGVVEPTREGYKFVKWVKLGTDNTFDLSTPFNKDLLDEDNAVIFTAVWEKIENEVPSDDNNKPSDDNNKPSDDDNKPSDDNNKPSDDDTKPSDDDNKPSDDDNKPSEDDSKPSEEDDKPSDDDSKPSDEDSKPSDDDSKPSEEDDKPSDDDTKPSDDDSKPSDDDTKPSEEDSKPSDDENKTPADENTKPEPSDKGDEGTNDAAKGSRGQAGSTNPAKRPREVRSDASKNAGKNVKTGIAGEANTLATLAMAATAFLASKKKKEEDDN; encoded by the coding sequence TTGTATGATGAGTATTTTCTTGTTTTCCTTGAAAAGTTCTTTACTTGTATTTTTAATTNTGTAGAAAAAGAAGAAGTAGAAAAAGGTGGAACAGTTGACTTAACAGACAACGTAACCAACCTAGACCAACTTCCAGAAGGTACAAGAGTAGAAGATGTAACTCCAGAAGGAACAATCGATACTGAAACACCAGGAGATTACACAGGAAAAGTAGAAGTAACTTATCCAGATGGATCAACAGAAACAGTAGATGTACCAGTAACAGTAACTGAAAAGGCAAAAACAGATGCTGAAAACAACCCAGCAGTTGAGCCAGAAAAAACAGAAGTTAAAGATAAGAACAACTTAACAGATGATGAAAAGAAATCTGTTGAAGATAAAGTTAAAGAAAAGAATCCAGAAGCTACCGATGTAACAGTAGGTGACGATGGATCAGTAACTATAACTTATCCAGATGATTCAACAAACACTTTAACTCCTGACCAAACTATAACAGAAAAGACCCCAGCAGAAGAATACCTAGCAGTATTTAATGGAAATGGTGGAACTCCAACAACTCAAAAAGTAACTGTCAAAGACGGTGAAGTAGTAAGTGGAGTAGTAGAACCAACTAGAGAAGGCTACAAATTTGTAAAATGGGTTAAACTAGGAACAGATAATACATTTGACCTATCAACACCATTTAACAAAGATCTACTAGATGAGGATAATGCTGTAATCTTTACTGCAGTTTGGGAAAAAATTGAAAATGAAGTACCATCAGATGATAATAACAAGCCATCAGACGATAATAACAAGCCATCAGATGATGACAACAAACCATCAGACGATAATAACAAGCCATCAGATGATGATACTAAACCATCAGATGATGACAACAAACCATCAGACGATGATAACAAACCATCAGAAGATGACAGCAAGCCATCAGAAGAAGACGACAAGCCATCAGATGATGATAGTAAACCATCAGACGAAGATAGCAAGCCATCAGACGATGATAGTAAACCATCAGAAGAAGACGACAAGCCATCAGATGATGATACTAAGCCATCAGACGATGATAGCAAGCCATCAGATGATGATACTAAGCCATCAGAAGAAGATAGCAAACCATCAGATGATGAAAATAAAACACCTGCTGATGAAAATACAAAACCAGAACCATCAGATAAGGGTGATGAAGGAACTAATGATGCTGCCAAGGGTAGCAGGGGTCAAGCAGGTTCAACCAATCCAGCTAAGAGACCAAGAGAAGTTCGTTCAGATGCAAGCAAAAATGCTGGAAAGAATGTCAAAACTGGTATAGCAGGAGAAGCTAATACACTAGCTACACTAGCAATGGCAGCAACAGCATTCCTAGCTAGCAAAAAGAAAAAAGAAGAGGATGATAATTAA
- a CDS encoding chromate transporter, whose product MLRLIWEFFKAGLFAVGGGMATIPFLQDMARNYGWFSEADLLDMIAVSESTPGAIGINIATFAGFKSYGFPGAILATISLITGPIIIVLIISRMMAKFKNSQTIENMFTTIRPATAGLILGAMSSVMVITLFDVDLFRASGNIIDLLRPIPIALFAVFLFALIKFKKIHPLVIIAISAILGVVFAL is encoded by the coding sequence ATGCTTAGGTTGATTTGGGAATTTTTCAAGGCTGGACTATTTGCTGTAGGTGGAGGTATGGCAACTATTCCTTTCCTTCAGGATATGGCTAGGAATTACGGATGGTTTAGCGAAGCAGACCTACTTGATATGATAGCTGTCTCTGAGTCAACTCCAGGAGCTATAGGAATAAATATTGCAACCTTTGCTGGATTTAAGTCATATGGATTCCCTGGTGCTATACTCGCAACCATATCGCTTATAACTGGGCCTATTATCATAGTCCTTATCATATCTAGAATGATGGCAAAGTTTAAAAACTCACAAACTATAGAAAATATGTTTACAACTATCAGACCTGCCACAGCTGGCCTTATCCTTGGAGCTATGAGCTCTGTAATGGTCATAACACTTTTTGATGTAGATTTGTTTAGGGCAAGTGGAAATATTATCGACTTATTAAGACCTATTCCTATAGCCTTATTTGCAGTATTTTTATTTGCTTTGATAAAATTTAAGAAAATTCACCCACTTGTAATTATTGCAATTTCTGCTATTCTGGGTGTGGTGTTTGCCTTGTAA
- a CDS encoding IS3 family transposase, whose product MVSNDRCRNKTIAKTIEVLRSKYKLKDLLIYFNLPKSTYMYWQKRLELPSKDKEIESKILKIRKDNPNYGYRRITAILKRSGLTINKKKVQRLVQKLKIQVKNFSRKTRKYSSYKGTVGKVADNKIKRNFKVEKPYTQITTDTTEFKYLEKDKSGNYQIKKLYLNPYLDMYNSEILSYEISKKPTLEPILKALDRAIKITNKSKEERIFHSDQGWAYQVKQYTSKLESNGIIQSMSRKGNCLDNSPMENFFGILKQEIYYGRKFYSYEHLKQTIEDFIKYYNEERIKEKLGYLSPVEYREKNVA is encoded by the coding sequence ATTGTCTCAAATGACAGATGCAGAAATAAGACAATTGCTAAAACAATCGAAGTCTTAAGAAGTAAATACAAACTTAAAGATTTGCTAATCTACTTTAACCTTCCAAAATCGACCTACATGTATTGGCAAAAAAGGCTAGAGCTGCCAAGCAAAGACAAAGAAATTGAATCAAAAATATTAAAAATCAGAAAAGACAATCCAAACTATGGCTACAGAAGGATAACAGCAATATTAAAAAGATCAGGACTAACAATAAACAAAAAGAAAGTACAAAGGTTAGTTCAAAAATTAAAAATACAAGTAAAGAACTTTTCAAGGAAAACAAGAAAATACTCATCATACAAGGGAACTGTTGGTAAAGTAGCAGACAATAAGATAAAAAGAAACTTCAAAGTAGAAAAACCATATACCCAAATAACGACAGATACAACAGAATTTAAGTATTTAGAAAAAGATAAATCAGGAAACTATCAAATAAAGAAACTCTATCTAAATCCATACCTAGATATGTACAACAGTGAAATACTAAGCTATGAAATATCAAAGAAACCAACACTAGAACCAATTCTAAAAGCCTTAGATAGAGCAATAAAAATAACTAACAAAAGCAAGGAAGAAAGAATATTTCACTCAGATCAAGGCTGGGCATATCAAGTAAAGCAGTACACATCAAAACTAGAATCCAATGGCATAATCCAATCTATGTCCAGAAAAGGAAACTGCTTGGACAACTCACCAATGGAAAACTTCTTTGGAATACTAAAACAAGAAATATATTATGGAAGAAAATTCTACTCATATGAACACTTAAAACAAACAATTGAAGATTTTATAAAATATTACAACGAAGAAAGAATAAAAGAAAAATTAGGATATTTAAGTCCGGTGGAATATAGAGAAAAGAATGTAGCATAA
- a CDS encoding DUF5684 domain-containing protein produces the protein MFSYNDLIWNTHGNSNYRFSLFVFYVLQIIVWWRLFEKAGEEGWKSIIPVYNVWVAYNIANPGSSNNILWFIGSFIPHIQVLVFIFMGYKFASKFTDNIIIRILYMIFPFLTGFLLAFSDQFQYSPNDQ, from the coding sequence ATGTTTTCTTATAATGATTTGATTTGGAATACCCACGGAAATAGTAACTACAGGTTTAGCCTATTTGTATTTTATGTTTTACAAATAATAGTATGGTGGAGACTTTTTGAAAAAGCTGGAGAAGAAGGCTGGAAATCTATAATACCAGTCTACAATGTATGGGTAGCCTATAACATTGCCAATCCAGGCAGTTCAAATAACATACTTTGGTTTATAGGATCCTTCATTCCCCATATCCAAGTATTAGTCTTTATCTTTATGGGCTATAAATTCGCATCAAAGTTTACAGATAATATAATTATAAGAATTTTATACATGATATTCCCATTTTTGACTGGCTTCCTACTAGCATTTTCAGATCAATTCCAGTATTCACCAAATGACCAATAA